The following are encoded together in the Oncorhynchus nerka isolate Pitt River linkage group LG23, Oner_Uvic_2.0, whole genome shotgun sequence genome:
- the nopchap1 gene encoding uncharacterized protein C12orf45 homolog, with the protein MELHLNNNKTSSQDLLACGNGGGLHDKLLLKSKGPKAGRSLQTERVPRSSVLDRLQNFLPQMAQANEKLKLQMEQAPEGHYDIERVEESGKVIEMDVSLVELSGSDSDSDRESSQDNDANSDSEEESELTEENLKLPGNSQIKKVHIQVLEKQED; encoded by the exons ATGGAGTTACAtttgaacaacaacaaaacaagctCACAAGACTTGCTCGCGTGTGGCAACGGAGGAG GTCTTCATGACAAGCTTCTCCTCAAGTCGAAGGGGCCCAAGGCTGGCAGGTCTTTGCAGACCGAGAGGGTCCCAAGAAGTAGTG TTCTGGACAGACTGCAGAACTTCCTGCCCCAGATGGCCCAGGCCAATGAGAAGCTCAAGTTGCAGATGGAGCAGGCACCTGAGGGCCACTATGACATAGAGAGGGTGGAGGAATCTGGAAAGGTCATAGAGATG GATGTGTCGCTGGTGGAGCTCAGTGGTTCGGACAGCGACTCGGACAGAGAGTCTTCACAGGACAACGACGCCAACTCAGACTCTGAGGAGGAGAGCGAGCTCACAGAGGAGAACCTCAAACTGCCTGGCAACAGCCAGATAAAGAAGGTTCATATCCAAGTCCTGGAGAAACAAGAGGATTAG